One Falsarthrobacter nasiphocae DNA segment encodes these proteins:
- a CDS encoding response regulator transcription factor has product MTRILIVEDEESLSDPLAYLLGKEGYEARVAADGNAALVDFSRWTPDLILLDLQLPGMSGTEVCRAVRQTSNVPIIMLTAKDSEIDKVVGLELGADDYVTKPYSSRELVARIRAVLRRHAEPEDLVTSTVAAGPVSMDVERHVVSVNGEQVALPLKEFELLEMLLRNTGRVLTRGQLIDRVWGSDYVGDTKTLDVHVKRLRSKIEPDPSNPRHLVTVRGLGYKFES; this is encoded by the coding sequence ATGACGCGCATCCTCATCGTCGAGGACGAGGAATCTCTGAGCGATCCGCTTGCCTACCTGCTGGGCAAGGAGGGGTATGAGGCGCGTGTCGCAGCCGACGGCAATGCCGCCCTCGTGGACTTCTCGCGGTGGACGCCGGACCTCATCCTCCTCGACCTGCAGCTTCCCGGCATGTCGGGAACGGAGGTCTGCCGCGCCGTCCGTCAGACCTCCAACGTGCCGATCATCATGCTCACGGCCAAGGACTCCGAGATCGACAAGGTCGTGGGCCTCGAGCTCGGCGCCGACGACTACGTGACCAAGCCGTACAGCTCGCGAGAGCTCGTTGCTCGGATCAGGGCGGTCCTCCGCCGCCACGCTGAGCCCGAGGACCTCGTGACGAGCACCGTCGCGGCAGGCCCGGTCTCCATGGACGTGGAGCGCCACGTCGTCAGCGTCAACGGAGAGCAGGTGGCCCTGCCCCTCAAGGAGTTCGAACTCCTCGAGATGCTCTTGCGCAACACGGGCCGTGTTCTGACGCGGGGGCAGCTGATCGACAGGGTCTGGGGCAGCGACTACGTGGGAGACACCAAGACGCTCGACGTCCATGTCAAGCGCCTCCGCAGCAAGATCGAGCCCGACCCCTCGAACCCGCGGCACCTCGTGACGGTGCGTGGGCTGGGGTACAAGTTCGAGTCTTAG
- a CDS encoding sensor histidine kinase produces MNPAVLAIVSVLAGVLVGAGGVYAFMVSERKRGHVDEPVPTIGDGAAEVLSVVGRGYVVVDSTNGVVKANPSAYAYGLIRGHSLVHEELRSIADRVRRDGVVEEAQFELPRTPLGGASIVVFVRAAALGDEFILLLADDRTEVTRTEAVRNDFVANVSHELKTPVGAISLLSEAIDDAADDEEAVRRFAKRLFIEAKRLSALVQDIIELSRLQGTNVVIKGQRVSIDAVISEAIDRNTMSAEAKSITIRAGRPLGAYVHADAEQITMGLRNLIDNAIRYSPAGTTVGVGARLVDGVVTVSVTDQGPGISPEDQERIFERFYRVDAARSRQTGGTGLGLSIVKHVFTNHGGDVTVWSHEGQGSTFTVRLPQMDESAVADENEREMP; encoded by the coding sequence GTGAACCCCGCCGTCCTTGCCATCGTATCCGTGCTTGCGGGTGTCCTCGTCGGGGCCGGCGGCGTTTACGCCTTCATGGTCTCCGAGCGCAAGCGGGGCCACGTCGACGAGCCCGTCCCCACGATCGGGGACGGAGCCGCGGAGGTCCTGTCCGTCGTCGGGCGCGGCTACGTCGTCGTCGACTCCACGAATGGCGTGGTCAAGGCGAATCCCTCCGCGTACGCCTACGGGCTCATCCGGGGGCACAGCCTGGTCCACGAGGAGCTCCGGTCCATCGCGGACCGCGTGCGGCGGGACGGAGTCGTCGAGGAGGCGCAGTTCGAGCTTCCGCGCACGCCGCTCGGCGGCGCGAGCATCGTCGTCTTCGTTCGCGCCGCGGCCCTGGGGGACGAGTTCATCCTCCTCCTGGCCGACGACCGCACGGAGGTCACCCGCACCGAGGCCGTCCGCAACGACTTCGTGGCCAACGTGTCCCACGAGCTCAAGACGCCGGTCGGCGCCATCTCCCTCCTCTCCGAGGCCATCGACGACGCGGCCGACGACGAGGAGGCCGTGCGCCGCTTCGCCAAGCGCCTGTTCATCGAGGCCAAGCGGCTCTCGGCGCTCGTTCAGGACATCATCGAGCTCTCCCGGCTCCAGGGCACCAACGTGGTCATCAAGGGCCAGCGGGTGTCCATCGACGCGGTCATCTCCGAGGCGATCGACCGCAATACGATGTCCGCCGAGGCCAAGAGCATCACCATCCGCGCCGGGCGGCCCCTCGGCGCCTACGTCCACGCGGACGCCGAGCAGATCACCATGGGGCTGCGGAACCTCATCGACAATGCCATCCGCTACTCGCCGGCAGGGACCACCGTGGGCGTCGGCGCGCGCCTCGTCGACGGCGTCGTCACGGTCTCCGTCACGGACCAGGGCCCGGGCATCTCCCCGGAGGACCAGGAGCGCATCTTTGAGCGCTTCTACCGAGTGGACGCGGCCCGCTCCCGCCAGACCGGCGGCACGGGGCTGGGCCTCAGCATTGTCAAGCATGTCTTCACGAACCACGGCGGTGACGTCACGGTCTGGTCCCACGAGGGGCAGGGCTCGACGTTCACTGTCCGGCTGCCGCAAATGGACGAGTCGGCGGTTGCCGATGAGAATGAAAGGGAAATGCCATGA
- the phoU gene encoding phosphate signaling complex protein PhoU, which produces MRKAFQEELATINDELIKIAELVTAALEQAVQALESSDTELAQNVIAADAKIDFVQHEVDERSIDVLALEGPVASDLRFVVGTLRMSISLERMGDLARHVAQLVRLRYPADVLPEAIRPTFRELAALDLEIAKDLVELLRSRDLTVANRILTANTRVNELHASVFQQIASEDWQGNAATSVDVALASRYFERFADHGVSVARKVSYLVSGDWEPFKATAP; this is translated from the coding sequence GTGCGCAAGGCTTTCCAGGAAGAACTGGCCACCATCAACGACGAGCTCATCAAGATCGCGGAGCTCGTGACTGCCGCTCTCGAGCAGGCGGTGCAGGCTCTCGAGTCCTCGGACACCGAGCTCGCGCAGAACGTCATCGCCGCTGACGCCAAGATTGACTTCGTCCAGCATGAGGTGGACGAGCGCTCGATCGACGTCCTCGCCCTCGAAGGCCCTGTGGCCTCGGACCTGCGCTTTGTCGTGGGCACGCTCCGGATGAGCATCTCTCTCGAGCGCATGGGAGACCTGGCCCGGCACGTGGCCCAGCTCGTTCGCCTGCGGTACCCCGCCGATGTCCTCCCCGAGGCCATCCGCCCCACCTTCCGTGAGCTGGCGGCCCTCGACCTCGAGATCGCCAAGGACCTCGTGGAGCTTCTCCGCTCCCGGGACCTGACGGTGGCCAACCGCATCCTCACCGCGAACACGCGCGTCAACGAGCTTCACGCGTCGGTGTTCCAGCAGATCGCCAGCGAGGACTGGCAGGGCAACGCGGCCACGAGCGTCGACGTGGCCCTCGCCTCCCGTTACTTCGAGCGCTTCGCCGACCACGGAGTGTCCGTCGCCCGCAAGGTCTCCTACCTCGTCTCCGGCGACTGGGAGCCGTTCAAGGCCACCGCGCCGTAA
- a CDS encoding phosphoglyceromutase gives MTYTLILLRHGQSEWNEKNLFTGWVDVPLTEQGREEARRAGELLKDADLLPEYLFTSRLQRAVVTSAIALEAAGRTWIDVTRDWRLNERHYGALQGKDKAETLQEFGEEQFMLWRRSFDTPPPPIDPADRWAQTNDPRYADLDEVPRTECLKDVIERLVPYWDAEIAPVIRSGKRVLITAHGNSLRALVKHLDGVSDEDIVGLNIPTGIPLVYELDEDLKPITKGGQYLDPEAAAEAAAAVAAQGSAKPKA, from the coding sequence ATGACGTACACACTGATTCTCCTGCGCCACGGCCAGAGCGAATGGAACGAGAAGAACCTGTTCACGGGATGGGTGGATGTGCCCCTGACTGAGCAGGGCCGTGAGGAGGCGCGCCGCGCCGGCGAGCTCCTCAAGGACGCGGACCTTCTGCCGGAGTACCTTTTCACGAGCCGCCTCCAGCGCGCCGTCGTCACGAGCGCCATCGCCCTTGAGGCGGCGGGCCGCACGTGGATCGACGTCACGCGGGACTGGCGCCTCAATGAGCGTCACTACGGCGCCCTCCAGGGCAAGGACAAGGCGGAGACCCTCCAGGAGTTCGGCGAGGAGCAGTTCATGCTCTGGCGCCGCTCGTTCGACACCCCGCCCCCGCCCATCGACCCGGCGGACCGGTGGGCCCAGACCAACGATCCTCGCTACGCGGACCTGGACGAGGTCCCGCGCACCGAGTGCCTCAAGGACGTCATCGAGCGCCTCGTCCCTTACTGGGACGCGGAGATCGCCCCCGTCATCCGCTCCGGCAAGCGCGTCCTCATCACGGCGCACGGCAACTCGCTCCGAGCCCTCGTCAAGCACCTCGACGGCGTCTCGGATGAGGACATCGTGGGCCTGAACATCCCCACGGGCATCCCGCTCGTCTACGAGCTGGACGAGGACCTCAAGCCCATCACCAAGGGCGGCCAGTACCTTGATCCGGAGGCCGCTGCTGAGGCCGCCGCGGCCGTGGCGGCGCAGGGCAGCGCCAAGCCCAAGGCCTAG
- a CDS encoding class I SAM-dependent methyltransferase, with the protein MVEKSRELAVRPGRPVGHVTRGTTAANRMRRVDRWLCGTHASVLTRAARPLVVDLGFGAAPWTAAELFRRVRAVAPDAELMGLEIEQARVALARAVEEPGLSFELGGFELATPRPPRVVRAFNVLRQYEEKDVPGIWATMAARLDPGGVLIEGTCDEVGRTAAWVCLGQEGPRTLTLAVNPWLVSRPSDVAERLPKALIHRNVPGEPVHRLLAEADRAWDRAAAHGAFSPRQRWAAMARALTDAGLALGRAPYGGRVLGGPARWRLGELTVPWSVARPADGPLAG; encoded by the coding sequence ATGGTGGAGAAATCGCGCGAGCTCGCAGTCCGCCCGGGGCGCCCCGTGGGCCACGTGACCCGGGGAACGACAGCCGCCAACCGGATGCGGCGTGTTGACCGCTGGCTCTGCGGCACGCACGCGAGCGTCCTCACGCGCGCCGCCAGGCCCCTCGTCGTCGACCTGGGGTTCGGGGCGGCCCCCTGGACCGCCGCCGAACTGTTCCGGCGAGTCCGCGCGGTGGCGCCGGACGCCGAGCTGATGGGGCTGGAGATCGAGCAGGCGCGGGTGGCCCTGGCGCGGGCCGTCGAGGAGCCGGGGCTGAGCTTTGAGCTCGGCGGATTCGAGCTCGCCACGCCCCGGCCGCCGCGCGTGGTTCGGGCGTTCAACGTGCTGCGCCAGTACGAGGAGAAGGACGTCCCGGGCATCTGGGCCACGATGGCGGCGAGGCTCGATCCCGGGGGCGTGCTCATCGAGGGCACGTGTGACGAGGTGGGGCGCACCGCAGCGTGGGTGTGCCTCGGGCAGGAGGGGCCGCGCACGCTGACGCTTGCCGTCAACCCGTGGCTTGTGTCCCGCCCGAGCGACGTCGCCGAGCGGCTGCCGAAGGCCCTCATTCACCGCAACGTCCCGGGAGAGCCTGTCCACAGGCTCCTCGCGGAGGCTGATCGCGCGTGGGACCGTGCCGCGGCCCATGGTGCGTTCTCGCCGCGCCAGCGGTGGGCGGCCATGGCTCGGGCGCTCACGGATGCGGGGCTGGCCCTGGGCCGTGCACCGTACGGCGGGCGGGTCCTCGGCGGCCCGGCCCGGTGGCGGCTCGGCGAGCTCACCGTGCCGTGGTCCGTGGCGCGCCCGGCAGACGGCCCCCTCGCGGGCTGA
- a CDS encoding DUF2516 family protein translates to MTIGTLLVWILQLVHTGLALFAAVVAVMAVLDCARREPRMFEAMGKRTKGFWLAVTGVSALVCVLTLWGAVSAFFGPSGAAGFGGINMFQIIGVTAAGIYLADVKRAVS, encoded by the coding sequence ATGACTATCGGAACGCTCCTTGTCTGGATCCTGCAGCTGGTTCACACGGGCCTCGCGCTGTTCGCGGCCGTCGTCGCCGTGATGGCGGTGCTCGACTGCGCCCGCCGGGAGCCCCGCATGTTCGAGGCCATGGGCAAGCGCACCAAGGGCTTCTGGCTCGCCGTCACGGGCGTCTCCGCGCTCGTGTGCGTGCTGACCCTCTGGGGCGCCGTCAGTGCGTTCTTCGGCCCCTCCGGTGCGGCCGGTTTCGGGGGCATCAACATGTTCCAGATCATCGGCGTCACCGCGGCGGGCATCTACCTCGCCGACGTCAAGCGCGCCGTCTCCTAG
- a CDS encoding trans-sulfuration enzyme family protein — translation MSLRPETRVVSLGRPPHEEESSLNPPIVLTSTFVGRGDARGVRTYGRDANPSWDPFEEALADLEGAEQPAVLFASGLAAVSAALSLVPQGATLVMLRHTYLGTVAVARELASRGLLTLELVEADGGAGLVERIRRPAPGGLVVWLESPTNPMLEVTDLPLVLAEARRSGVTSIVDNTFATPLGQRPLLLGADVVVHSVTKYLAGHSDVVLGAAVASTPALRERLVQQRLLGGAVAGSFEAWLALRGLRTLALRIERSQENAAELARRLEAHPAVASVRHPSLPADPGHAIAARTMDGFGSILSIQLPGGAEEADAFIASLRLWVSATSLGGVESTLERRRRHPGESPSVPPGLIRLSVGIESVDDLWEDLRRSLDTLAPASPEGPRDPA, via the coding sequence ATGTCGCTGCGCCCCGAAACCCGCGTCGTCTCCCTCGGCAGGCCGCCCCACGAGGAGGAGTCGTCCCTCAACCCGCCCATCGTCCTCACGTCGACGTTCGTCGGGCGCGGCGACGCCCGTGGGGTGCGCACCTACGGCCGGGACGCCAACCCGAGCTGGGACCCCTTCGAGGAGGCGCTCGCGGATCTCGAGGGCGCCGAGCAGCCCGCTGTGCTCTTCGCCTCGGGCCTCGCGGCCGTCTCGGCCGCGCTCTCCCTCGTTCCGCAGGGCGCCACGCTCGTCATGCTCCGCCACACCTACCTCGGCACTGTCGCGGTGGCCCGTGAGCTCGCCTCTCGCGGGCTGCTCACCCTGGAGCTCGTCGAGGCCGACGGCGGAGCTGGACTCGTCGAGCGCATCCGCCGCCCTGCCCCCGGGGGCCTCGTGGTGTGGCTCGAGTCCCCGACGAATCCCATGCTCGAGGTCACAGACCTCCCGCTCGTGCTGGCCGAGGCGCGGCGCAGCGGGGTCACGAGCATCGTCGACAACACCTTCGCCACCCCGCTGGGCCAGCGGCCCCTCCTGCTTGGCGCGGACGTCGTCGTCCATTCCGTCACGAAGTACCTGGCGGGGCACTCGGATGTGGTGCTCGGGGCCGCGGTGGCGTCAACGCCCGCGCTGCGGGAGAGGCTCGTGCAGCAGCGCCTCCTCGGCGGCGCGGTTGCAGGCTCGTTCGAGGCATGGCTCGCCCTGCGCGGTCTCCGCACCTTGGCCCTGCGGATCGAGCGCTCGCAGGAGAACGCCGCGGAGCTTGCGCGCCGGCTCGAGGCCCACCCCGCCGTGGCGTCGGTGCGGCACCCCTCTCTCCCAGCAGACCCGGGTCACGCGATCGCCGCCCGCACCATGGACGGGTTCGGGTCCATTCTGAGCATCCAGCTGCCGGGAGGCGCCGAGGAGGCGGACGCGTTCATCGCCTCCCTGCGGCTGTGGGTCAGCGCGACGAGCCTCGGAGGGGTGGAATCCACCCTGGAACGGCGCCGGCGCCACCCGGGAGAGTCTCCGTCCGTGCCGCCCGGACTCATCCGGCTCTCCGTCGGCATCGAGAGCGTCGACGACCTCTGGGAGGACCTGCGACGCTCCCTCGACACCCTGGCCCCGGCCTCCCCGGAGGGACCCAGGGACCCCGCGTAG
- the tmk gene encoding dTMP kinase codes for MTDTQNAPARAGLFIVLEGGDGAGKSSQIPELATWLTSLGHEVIATREPGGTDIGERIRPLVLEHGQGEVDARTEALLYAAARAAHVEQRILPHLRAGGTVICDRFVDSSVAYQSAGRELSADEVLSINAFATQGLTPDLTVLLDIDPAEGRRRRTAGGAEDRLEAEPDEFHARPRQAFLDLAAAAPERYEVIDATLTPREVQARIQTRVQRLLEAREDGREGA; via the coding sequence GTGACTGACACGCAGAACGCCCCCGCACGCGCCGGCCTCTTCATCGTCCTGGAGGGCGGTGACGGCGCAGGCAAGAGCTCGCAGATCCCGGAGCTGGCGACATGGCTGACGAGCCTCGGCCACGAGGTCATCGCCACGCGGGAGCCGGGCGGCACGGACATCGGTGAGCGCATCCGCCCGCTCGTCCTGGAGCACGGTCAGGGCGAGGTCGACGCCCGCACCGAGGCGCTGCTCTACGCGGCGGCGCGGGCGGCCCACGTGGAGCAGCGGATCCTCCCCCACCTTCGGGCCGGCGGCACAGTCATCTGCGACCGGTTCGTCGACTCCTCCGTGGCCTACCAGTCCGCTGGGCGAGAGCTCTCGGCGGACGAGGTGCTGTCCATCAACGCCTTCGCGACGCAAGGGCTGACGCCGGACCTCACGGTCCTGCTGGACATCGACCCGGCCGAGGGGCGGCGGCGCCGCACGGCGGGCGGGGCTGAGGACCGCCTCGAGGCCGAGCCGGATGAGTTCCACGCGCGCCCGCGCCAAGCCTTCCTCGACCTGGCTGCCGCCGCGCCCGAACGCTACGAGGTCATCGACGCAACCCTCACGCCGCGCGAGGTGCAGGCGCGCATCCAAACCCGCGTGCAGCGCCTGCTCGAGGCTCGCGAGGACGGGCGGGAGGGGGCATGA
- a CDS encoding DNA polymerase III subunit delta' — protein MTRHTQAPSEAETSRAASTSSAAASAPGSAPARVELTGVWADLIGQERAVEPLMAAAASTTPHHAWLVTGPPGSGRSNAALAFAAALNCPHTEIEPRGCGTCRSCTLAAAGSHPDITRIATDKSVITIQEARDIVRRAYDRPTSGRFRVIVIEDADRMAERTTNVLLKAVEEPPPHTIWVLCTPSPGDVLVTIRSRCRLVSLRLPDPEDVARLLTERDGFAPEIARRAALAAQSHIGIARRLASDQDARARRHEIVTLPSRLTSVSAGMQAAAHLVALADSEAEASLAVRNEREKEELRRQLGLESDAAIPPALRAQFKRLEDEQARRGKRSRNDYYDRALTDLISWYRDLLIIQTGGTNLVNVDLADSLAATAAATPPESTLEAMETINATRRRLVTTNVAAAQAIEAMMMALLSAPAAAAPRR, from the coding sequence ATGACCCGCCACACCCAGGCGCCGAGCGAGGCAGAGACGAGCCGCGCGGCCTCGACGAGCAGCGCCGCGGCGAGCGCCCCGGGCTCGGCGCCGGCAAGGGTGGAGCTGACGGGCGTGTGGGCGGATCTCATCGGCCAGGAGCGGGCGGTCGAGCCCCTCATGGCGGCCGCGGCCTCGACGACCCCGCACCACGCCTGGCTTGTCACAGGCCCTCCGGGCTCGGGGCGCTCCAACGCGGCGCTGGCGTTCGCCGCAGCCCTCAACTGCCCTCACACGGAGATCGAGCCTCGCGGGTGCGGCACCTGCCGCTCGTGCACGCTCGCGGCCGCCGGCAGCCACCCGGACATCACGCGGATCGCCACGGACAAGTCCGTCATCACGATCCAGGAGGCCCGGGACATCGTCCGCCGGGCCTACGACCGCCCCACGTCCGGGCGCTTCCGCGTCATCGTCATCGAGGACGCAGACCGCATGGCGGAGCGGACCACGAACGTCCTCTTGAAGGCCGTCGAGGAGCCCCCGCCCCACACGATCTGGGTCCTCTGCACGCCGAGCCCGGGAGACGTGCTCGTGACCATCCGCAGCCGCTGCCGCCTCGTGAGCCTGCGCCTGCCGGACCCGGAGGACGTCGCCCGGCTCCTCACCGAGCGGGACGGCTTCGCGCCGGAGATCGCCCGGCGCGCCGCCCTCGCGGCGCAGAGCCACATCGGGATCGCCCGCCGCCTGGCCTCGGACCAGGATGCCCGCGCGCGGCGCCACGAGATCGTCACGCTCCCATCCCGCCTGACGAGCGTGTCCGCGGGCATGCAGGCCGCCGCCCACCTCGTGGCCCTCGCGGACTCAGAGGCCGAGGCGTCCCTGGCGGTGCGGAACGAGCGGGAGAAGGAGGAGCTGCGGCGGCAGCTCGGTCTCGAGTCCGACGCCGCCATTCCTCCCGCCCTCCGCGCCCAGTTCAAGCGGCTCGAGGACGAGCAGGCGCGCCGAGGCAAGCGCAGCCGCAACGACTACTACGACCGAGCCCTGACCGACCTCATCTCCTGGTACCGGGACCTCCTCATCATCCAGACGGGCGGCACGAACCTCGTCAACGTCGACCTCGCGGACTCCCTCGCCGCCACGGCGGCCGCGACTCCGCCCGAGTCCACCCTCGAGGCCATGGAGACCATCAACGCGACCCGGCGGCGGCTCGTGACGACGAACGTCGCCGCCGCCCAGGCCATCGAGGCCATGATGATGGCCCTGCTCAGCGCCCCCGCAGCGGCCGCACCCCGGCGGTAG
- a CDS encoding HAD family hydrolase: protein MGLTRVDGPRRSRVPQLAVLDMAGTTVDVAGLREDSLSRVLASHGTDPESAEGLSLRAAWNRTGGASTFSVFRELFDDDLEAAHRANRMFEATFDALVRERGVCPMPGASEAIGMLREQGVLVCLVTGFGRHTQNTILESLGWMGLADLSLCPSDAGRGRPFPDLVLTAVLALDVDDVRDVLVVGDSVNDMLTGVRAGARDVVGVTTGAHTAAELIAAGATDVVDSVGALPVLERARGVRA from the coding sequence ATGGGCCTGACCAGAGTAGACGGACCCCGCCGGTCCCGTGTGCCGCAGTTGGCGGTGCTCGACATGGCGGGCACCACGGTGGATGTGGCGGGCCTGCGCGAGGACAGCCTGTCCCGCGTCCTCGCATCCCACGGCACGGATCCGGAGTCCGCCGAGGGTCTCTCGCTCCGCGCCGCCTGGAACCGCACAGGCGGAGCCAGCACCTTCTCCGTCTTCCGCGAGCTCTTCGACGACGACCTCGAGGCCGCCCACCGCGCCAACCGCATGTTCGAGGCCACGTTTGACGCCCTGGTCCGCGAGCGCGGCGTCTGCCCCATGCCCGGCGCCAGTGAGGCCATCGGGATGCTCCGGGAGCAGGGGGTTCTCGTGTGCCTCGTGACCGGTTTCGGCCGCCACACCCAGAACACCATTCTCGAGTCCCTCGGCTGGATGGGCCTGGCGGACCTCAGCCTGTGCCCCTCGGACGCGGGGAGGGGGCGCCCCTTCCCCGATCTCGTCCTGACGGCGGTTCTCGCCCTTGATGTCGACGACGTCCGCGATGTCCTTGTCGTGGGTGATTCCGTCAACGACATGCTCACGGGAGTCCGCGCGGGGGCGAGGGACGTCGTGGGTGTCACGACCGGGGCCCACACGGCCGCGGAGCTCATCGCAGCCGGGGCCACGGACGTCGTCGACTCCGTGGGTGCCCTCCCTGTGCTTGAGAGGGCGCGGGGAGTCCGCGCCTGA
- a CDS encoding aldo/keto reductase: protein MTNTVKDLKFSDSRSIPQLGFGVWQVEDDGAEAAVTKALEVGYRHIDTAKVYENEAGVGRAVAASSIPREELFITTKLWNADQGYEAAIAALEASLERLGLEYVDLYLIHWLQPKQGLYVETWKALIELQKRGLVKSIGVSNFTADALREITDVTGVAPVINQVETHPYFNQAALREVERDMGILHESWSPLGQGKELLEDPVLVKIAERLGATVAQVVIAWHLQLGNVVIPKSVTPSRIEENFAATGVTLTDEDMDAINGLDKGEDGRIGPDPAVSDFA, encoded by the coding sequence ATGACCAACACCGTGAAGGACCTCAAATTCAGTGATTCCCGCTCCATCCCGCAGCTCGGCTTCGGCGTCTGGCAGGTGGAGGACGACGGCGCTGAGGCCGCCGTGACCAAGGCCCTCGAGGTGGGCTACCGCCACATCGACACCGCCAAGGTGTACGAGAACGAGGCGGGCGTCGGCCGCGCCGTTGCCGCCTCGTCCATTCCGCGCGAGGAGCTGTTCATCACGACCAAGCTCTGGAACGCGGACCAGGGGTACGAGGCCGCCATCGCCGCGCTGGAGGCCTCGCTTGAGCGCCTCGGCCTGGAGTACGTGGACCTCTACCTCATTCACTGGCTCCAGCCGAAGCAGGGCCTCTACGTGGAGACGTGGAAGGCGCTCATCGAGCTGCAGAAGCGCGGCCTGGTGAAGTCCATCGGCGTCTCGAACTTCACCGCGGACGCCCTGCGCGAGATCACCGATGTCACGGGTGTGGCCCCGGTCATCAACCAGGTTGAGACGCACCCGTACTTCAACCAGGCTGCGCTGCGCGAGGTTGAGCGGGACATGGGCATCCTCCACGAGTCCTGGTCCCCGCTGGGCCAGGGCAAGGAGCTCCTCGAGGACCCCGTGCTCGTGAAGATCGCCGAGCGCCTCGGCGCCACGGTGGCCCAGGTCGTCATTGCCTGGCATCTCCAGCTCGGCAACGTCGTCATCCCGAAGTCGGTCACCCCGTCCCGCATCGAGGAGAACTTCGCCGCCACGGGCGTGACTCTCACGGACGAGGACATGGACGCGATCAACGGCCTCGACAAGGGCGAGGACGGCCGGATCGGCCCGGACCCCGCGGTCTCCGACTTCGCGTAG
- a CDS encoding YbdD/YjiX family protein, protein MGDGQAAAPPRRGVRDVAASVARFARGVMGADAYEKYAAHHARLEARGECPGRLMTEREFWRDKTDRQDREPQGRCC, encoded by the coding sequence ATGGGTGACGGGCAGGCGGCGGCGCCCCCGCGGCGGGGCGTCCGGGACGTCGCCGCGTCCGTGGCGCGCTTCGCCCGCGGAGTCATGGGGGCGGACGCATATGAGAAGTACGCGGCCCACCACGCCCGCCTCGAGGCCCGCGGCGAGTGCCCTGGGCGCCTCATGACCGAGCGCGAGTTCTGGCGGGACAAGACGGACCGGCAGGACCGCGAGCCCCAAGGCAGGTGCTGCTAG